The window GGTTAATAGTCAGCTGACACAGTCACTGGATTAGTTAAAACACTGGAATCAGTGCTGAATATAGGAGCAACTGACAGAGGTATGTAGACTCCCAAATTTTTGTTTTGTATCATTGCCGGATCTTTGTAAATTCTTGTTTATTATTGTCACAGAGGCATTATTGTCAGTAGTGTGCACTCTTTCATAAAGGTCCTTTTCTAATAATGTGTGCACACATGCATGATTTGCACATGCACAATGGTGTATTCCTATGTACTGTATACTGCTGGGACAGAATGCACTCTTTCAGAATCAGTGTACACTCAGACATTTTATTATGTACTTTTTGCAAAAAGTGtatattttttcaaaattggTCACTTTTCAGCTGGTGATAGACATGAATTTTCAAAGGCTGGCCACCAAAGACAGAATTATACCCGATTATTCAATGCTAAGCCATGCCAGGGAAttaacattgaatatccaggatcatCCTGGCATGTGCTGACTGCCATATCTTATacaggcactgttccctctaagcgtaGTGGGAATCCTTCAGCTACAGTGCTCTCAGTAGGGAGATGGTGTTTTACTGTTGTGTTTTCAAGTACTAGAGACAGGCAGGTTCActagagtcctgcagagcttgactgtcttactattgaaaatgtgataatgaaacagcacCTCTCACTGGTAGAACTGTAGATGAAGGACTccagctcagcttagagggaacagtataTACAGATCCAGGACCAATATTCAGATGGGTCGCACCTAAGACAGGTATGCAGGCACTGGTTAAATATTAAATGGGACCCATATCAGGGGAAACAGGTACTCTCATCACCTCCAAGATACCTCTCATTCACTCCCTAACCCCCTCAAAGCAAAACGCAAGCCCTCCTCCACTCCTGTAGGCATCTTGAGCATATCTTTTGTATCTATGATGGTCTAGGGGGTCCTAAGGGCAGCAGCAATGCCCACTCCCACTTACCTCTCATGGCTCTGGTCTCAAAATGGTCACTGCCACCTCGAGCGACAGCCTTGCAGTACTAAGTTCTGTTATAAAATAGGTGGTGCCCACCTGTTGAATTTTGGCTAAAGTATTTGGCTATTTAGTGATTTAATTAGCCCAGTACTATCCATATACTTCTAAGAAAATATTTGTCTTAGCAAATTATGTGTTTCCTAAACTTGGTAAATGAACAATTTGCACTGATATCAACCATAATGTTAATTAGAATCCAAATAATAGTTCAGTTCATACCTATGACTTTTCTCAATGATTTTTTCACTTCTTCATTTCTCATACTATAAATAATAGGGTTTAACATTGGAATTAGAGCTGTGTACAATAGTGAGAACAGTTTGTCCTGGTCTGGTGAATACATTGAAGCTGGTCTCATGTAGACAAACATCAGAGTCCCATAAAACAGAATAATAACTGTAAGATGGGAGgagcaggtggagaaggctttgcGTCTTCCCTTTGCAGACTGAATTTTCAGGATGGCAGAGATAATACGGACATATGATGTCAGAGTTAATACAGAGGGAATAATTGTCAAAAACACACCCTCAGTAAATACTACAATTTCAATAGTGAGCATATTACTACAGGAGAGTTTTGTTAATACTGTGAAATCACAGTAGAAATGGTTAATCTCATTGCCCTTACAGAAAGAGAACTGAGATATCAAAAATACATGGGGTACACTGTCCATAAAACCTGTGATCCAAGAGGCAGATGCCAGAAAGACACAGATTCTCCTGTTCATAATGAGCACATAACGTAAAGGGTTACAGATTGCAACATAACGATCATAGGCCATGACAGCGAGAAGAAAGAATTCTATACTTGTGAATGAAAGAAAAAGGTAGAGCTGTGCCATACACAGAGAAAAATAAATCAGTGTCTCCCCTCTCAAtagactgtgcagcagtgtagAGAGAGTGACAGAGGTGTTACAGATGTCGAGGAAGGACAGGTTACTGAGGAAGAAATACATGGGTTTTTGCAGGTGAGAGTCAGCACATACTAacattaaaaacataaaatttcCTAGAACAGAGATcaggaagatcaggaaaacta is drawn from Geotrypetes seraphini chromosome 3, aGeoSer1.1, whole genome shotgun sequence and contains these coding sequences:
- the LOC117357225 gene encoding olfactory receptor 1G1-like, which codes for MYFFLSNLSFLDICNTSVTLSTLLHSLLRGETLIYFSLCMAQLYLFLSFTSIEFFLLAVMAYDRYVAICNPLRYVLIMNRRICVFLASASWITGFMDSVPHVFLISQFSFCKGNEINHFYCDFTVLTKLSCSNMLTIEIVVFTEGVFLTIIPSVLTLTSYVRIISAILKIQSAKGRRKAFSTCSSHLTVIILFYGTLMFVYMRPASMYSPDQDKLFSLLYTALIPMLNPIIYSMRNEEVKKSLRKVIGMN